One Pectobacterium polaris DNA window includes the following coding sequences:
- the dinG gene encoding ATP-dependent DNA helicase DinG, with protein sequence MTLSPAIKLQIGQWYKALQEQIPDFISRVPQRQMIAEVAKTLAGDYPRHLAIEAPTGVGKTLSYLIPGIAVGRAEDKTLVVSTANVALQDQIYSKDLPLLQKFIPELKFTAAFGRRRYICPRNLAMLATDPDAQGDLPLFLDDELMSASKEEKRTCVRLEKALQGHAWDGLRDHYQDSIDDSLWQKLCTDKANCLAHNCHYYRECPFFIARREIEQADVVVTNHALVMAAMESESVLPPPKNLLLVLDEGHHIPDVARDTLEMSGDIHPAYMMAQLEQLVQLIGQCMAQFAPKSPPRLANSERLTSHCEEIRECVLSFSQMCGLFLPHDGQETEYRFAMGKMPDEMRELCVRLFKLTDTLRALAEYMLNDLSEKTGKHDVVRVYQALLKMSRQQGYLESMSKLWRLAAMEKSSNAPVSKWITREMRDNQPHLHLHCAGIRVCDQLERLLWGKVSHVVMTSATLRSLNSFSRIQELSGLSEQEGDTFIALDSPFNHREQGRLVIPKMRYEPLMESEAQHIAEMAQFFRAELKQDKHKGMLMLFASQRAMQLFLTQVTDLRLMLLVQGDKPRYRLVELHRQRVQEGQTSVLIGLQSFAEGLDLKGELLTQVHIHKIAFPPIDSPVILTEGEWLKSLKRHPFIVQSLPSASFNLIQQVGRLIRSHDCFGEIVIYDRRLLTKGYGAQLLAALPVFPIEQRDMP encoded by the coding sequence ATGACGCTGTCCCCCGCAATAAAATTGCAGATTGGTCAATGGTATAAGGCCCTGCAAGAGCAAATCCCGGATTTTATTTCCCGCGTTCCCCAGCGACAGATGATTGCCGAAGTGGCGAAAACGCTAGCGGGTGATTACCCGCGCCATTTGGCTATTGAAGCGCCAACCGGCGTCGGGAAAACGCTTTCTTACCTGATTCCGGGTATTGCGGTAGGGCGTGCGGAGGACAAAACGCTGGTGGTCAGCACCGCGAATGTGGCGTTGCAGGATCAGATTTACAGCAAAGATTTGCCGCTGTTGCAGAAGTTTATTCCCGAACTGAAATTCACCGCTGCATTTGGCCGCCGTCGTTATATTTGCCCACGTAATTTGGCGATGTTGGCAACCGATCCCGATGCGCAGGGGGATTTACCGCTCTTTCTGGATGATGAACTGATGTCCGCCAGCAAGGAGGAAAAACGGACCTGTGTGCGGCTTGAAAAAGCGCTGCAAGGTCATGCCTGGGATGGGCTGCGCGATCATTATCAGGATTCAATTGACGATAGCCTGTGGCAGAAATTGTGTACAGACAAAGCGAACTGCCTTGCGCACAACTGTCATTATTACCGCGAGTGCCCGTTCTTTATCGCCCGGCGTGAGATCGAGCAGGCCGATGTTGTCGTCACCAACCATGCGCTGGTGATGGCGGCGATGGAAAGCGAATCGGTACTTCCTCCTCCTAAGAATCTCCTGTTGGTGCTCGACGAAGGCCACCATATCCCCGACGTTGCCCGCGATACGCTGGAGATGTCTGGTGATATTCATCCGGCTTATATGATGGCGCAACTGGAACAGCTGGTACAGCTTATCGGCCAGTGCATGGCGCAATTTGCGCCTAAATCACCGCCGCGACTCGCTAACAGCGAGCGGTTAACCAGCCACTGTGAGGAGATCCGCGAGTGCGTGCTGTCTTTCTCGCAAATGTGCGGGCTGTTTCTTCCGCATGACGGGCAGGAAACCGAATACCGTTTTGCGATGGGCAAAATGCCGGATGAAATGCGTGAACTCTGCGTGCGGTTGTTCAAACTGACGGACACGCTGCGGGCGCTGGCGGAGTATATGCTTAACGATCTCAGCGAGAAAACCGGCAAGCATGACGTGGTGCGCGTCTATCAGGCATTACTGAAAATGAGTCGCCAACAGGGCTACCTTGAGTCTATGAGTAAACTGTGGCGATTGGCGGCGATGGAGAAATCATCGAACGCACCGGTCTCCAAATGGATAACGCGGGAAATGCGCGATAACCAGCCGCATCTTCACCTGCACTGTGCGGGCATTCGCGTCTGCGATCAGCTTGAAAGGCTGCTGTGGGGGAAGGTATCGCACGTTGTGATGACCTCGGCAACGCTGCGCTCGCTGAACAGTTTTTCTCGTATACAGGAGCTTTCTGGCCTGAGCGAGCAGGAAGGGGACACTTTCATCGCGCTGGATTCGCCGTTCAACCACCGCGAGCAGGGGCGTCTGGTGATTCCCAAAATGCGTTATGAACCGCTGATGGAATCTGAAGCGCAGCATATTGCTGAAATGGCGCAATTTTTCCGAGCGGAGCTAAAACAGGATAAGCATAAAGGGATGCTGATGCTGTTTGCCAGCCAGCGTGCGATGCAGCTCTTTCTGACGCAGGTGACCGATTTACGCCTGATGCTACTGGTTCAAGGAGATAAGCCGCGCTACAGGCTGGTCGAGCTACATCGTCAGCGGGTACAGGAAGGCCAGACCAGCGTGCTGATTGGTTTGCAGTCCTTTGCGGAAGGGTTGGATCTGAAAGGGGAGCTCCTTACTCAGGTGCATATCCATAAAATTGCGTTTCCGCCTATCGACAGCCCGGTCATTCTGACGGAAGGCGAATGGTTAAAAAGCCTCAAACGGCATCCGTTTATCGTACAAAGTTTGCCTAGCGCCTCGTTTAACCTCATCCAGCAGGTTGGACGCCTTATTCGTAGCCATGACTGCTTTGGTGAAATCGTCATTTACGATCGTCGCCTGTTGACTAAAGGCTATGGCGCACAGCTGCTGGCGGCGCTGCCCGTCTTCCCGATTGAACAACGGGATATGCCATAA
- a CDS encoding serralysin family metalloprotease: MALRDEDKDTAESALHAAGTGYSDVYDLYNYHSRGDGQLNGKPSFTSDLAAKEIVRDGLTWNGTNVFGKSANLTYSFLQNVKSIPSGDQGFVKFSAAQEQQAKLSLQSWSDVANITFTQVSATQKATITFGNYTRDSSGRLDYDTQAYAYMPGNHSAAGSAWFNYNADTVRNPATEYGKQTLTHEIGHALGLNHPGSYNAGEGNPTYRDVTYAEDTRQFSLMSYWSEQNTGGDFQGHYAAGPLIDDITAIQYLYGANMNTRTGDTVYGFNSNTGRDFYTTTSNSQKLIFSVWDAGGNDTFDFSGYRNDQRINLNEGGFSDVGGLKGNVSIAHGVTIENAIGGSGNDIIIGNDANNILNGGAGDDVIYGGGGADTLTGGAGKDIFVYASASDSSYKNGYDTITDFQRGIDKIDLSALNQKGDLQFVNSFTGLGNEALLNWNADSNTTDLWLNFAGQTTPDFVVHIVGQPSAATDFIV; encoded by the coding sequence ATGGCTTTACGAGATGAAGATAAGGATACCGCTGAATCGGCATTGCATGCAGCGGGTACGGGATATAGTGATGTGTACGACTTGTATAATTACCACTCCCGTGGCGATGGACAGCTTAATGGCAAACCCTCGTTCACAAGCGATCTGGCAGCCAAGGAAATCGTCCGCGACGGCCTGACCTGGAATGGCACGAATGTATTCGGTAAATCCGCTAATTTGACCTATTCGTTCTTACAGAACGTGAAGTCTATCCCTTCTGGCGATCAGGGCTTTGTGAAATTCAGCGCAGCCCAGGAACAACAAGCCAAACTGTCTCTACAATCGTGGTCAGATGTCGCTAATATCACGTTTACTCAGGTTAGCGCTACTCAAAAAGCCACCATCACGTTTGGTAACTACACCCGTGATTCAAGTGGCCGACTGGACTACGATACTCAGGCTTATGCTTATATGCCGGGTAACCACTCGGCAGCGGGCAGCGCCTGGTTTAACTACAACGCCGACACGGTGCGTAATCCGGCGACGGAATACGGCAAGCAGACGCTGACGCATGAAATCGGCCATGCGCTGGGCCTGAATCACCCGGGTTCTTACAATGCCGGCGAAGGCAACCCGACCTACCGCGATGTAACCTACGCGGAAGATACACGCCAGTTCAGCCTGATGAGCTACTGGAGTGAGCAAAACACTGGGGGCGATTTCCAGGGGCACTATGCTGCGGGTCCGCTGATTGATGACATCACAGCGATCCAATATCTGTACGGCGCAAACATGAACACGCGTACCGGTGACACGGTATACGGTTTCAACTCCAATACCGGCCGTGATTTCTATACCACCACCAGCAATAGCCAAAAACTGATTTTCTCCGTTTGGGATGCAGGTGGTAACGATACGTTTGATTTCTCTGGTTACAGAAACGATCAGCGTATCAACCTGAATGAAGGCGGTTTCTCTGATGTTGGCGGCCTGAAAGGTAACGTCTCTATCGCTCACGGCGTCACGATCGAAAACGCCATTGGCGGCTCCGGCAATGATATTATTATCGGCAATGACGCGAATAATATCCTGAACGGTGGTGCAGGCGATGACGTCATTTACGGCGGCGGCGGTGCAGATACGCTGACGGGCGGTGCGGGCAAAGATATTTTTGTCTATGCCAGCGCGAGCGATTCTTCCTATAAGAACGGCTATGACACCATCACTGATTTCCAACGCGGCATCGACAAAATCGATCTGTCAGCGTTGAATCAAAAAGGTGATTTGCAGTTCGTCAATTCATTCACCGGACTGGGTAATGAAGCATTGCTTAACTGGAATGCCGATAGCAATACCACCGATCTGTGGCTGAATTTTGCCGGTCAGACCACGCCAGACTTTGTTGTACATATTGTTGGTCAGCCTTCTGCGGCAACCGATTTTATCGTGTGA